A stretch of the Apteryx mantelli isolate bAptMan1 chromosome 3, bAptMan1.hap1, whole genome shotgun sequence genome encodes the following:
- the PDIA6 gene encoding protein disulfide-isomerase A6 isoform X1, producing the protein MCCLNMAQSVPVDGLSPCKNEGTVSCTLFLAVNGLYSASDDVIELTPTNFNKEVLQSESLWLVEFYAPWCGHCQRLTPEWKKAATALKGVVKVGAVDADKHQSLGGQYGIRGFPTIKIFGANKNKAEDYQGGRTSEAIIDAALSALRSLVKDRISGRSGGYSSGKQSRESGGGDKKDVIELTDDSFDKNVINSDDVWMVEFYAPWCGHCKNLEPEWAAAATEVKEQTKGKVKLAAVDATVNQMLAGRYGIRGFPTIKIFQKGEDPVDYDGGRTRSDIIARALDLFSDNAPPPELLEIISEDVLKSTCDAHQLCIISVLPHILDTGASGRNSYLDVMLKMAEKYKKKMWGWLWTEAGAQSDLESSLGIGGFGYPAMAAVNARKMKFALLKGSFSEQGINEFLRELSVGRGSTAPVGGGAFPKINVVEPWDGKDGELPVEDDIDLSDVDLDDWDKDEL; encoded by the exons ATGTGTTGCCTTAACATGGCCCAGTCTGTCCCAGTTGATGGGTTGTCACCATGCAAAAATGAAG GCACAGTGAGCTGCACGTTGTTCCTGGCTGTTAATGGTTTATATTCGGCCAGTGATGATGTGATAGAGCTAACACCAACAAACTTTAACAAGGAGGTCCTTCAGAGCGAGAGCTTGTGGCTTGTGGAGTTCTATGCCCCATG GTGTGGTCATTGTCAAAGACTAACCCCtgagtggaagaaagcagcaacagCATTAAAA GGTGTAGTGAAAGTAGGTGCAGTAGATGCTGATAAGCATCAGTCCTTGGGCGGGCAGTATGGCATCAGAGGGTTTCCAACTATCAAGATTTTTGGAGCCAACAAAAACAAAGCGGAAGATTATCAGG GTGGCAGGACAAGTGAAGCCATTATTGATGCTGCTCTAAGTGCTCTTCGGTCCCTGGTAAAAGACCGTATTAGTGGCAGAAGTGGAGGATATAGTTCTGGGAAACAG AGCCGAGAGAGCGGAGGTGGAGATAAGAAGGATGTGATTGAGCTGACTGATGACAGCTTTGATAAGAACGTCATAAATAGTGACGATGTGTGGATGGTGGAGTTCTACGCCCCGTGGTGTGGGCACTGCAAAAA tttggagCCGGAatgggcagctgctgccactgaAGTGAAGGAACAAACTAAGGGAAAAGTAAAGCTGGCTGCAGTAGATGCAACAGTCAATCAGATGCTGGCAGGCCGATATGGG ATTCGTGGATTTCCCACAATCAAAATCTTTCAAAAAGGAGAAGATCCTGTTGATTATGATGGTGGAAGAACTAGGTCCGATATCATTGCTCGTGCTCTGGATCTGTTTTCTGATAATGCACCGCCACCTGAGCTCCTGGAG ATCATTAGTGAAGATGTTCTGAAGAGTACCTGTGATGCTCATCAGCTCTGCATCATTTCTGTCCTGCCTCATATTCTTGACACAG GAGCCTCAGGGAGGAATTCTTACCTGGATGTCATGTTAAAAATggctgaaaaatacaaaaagaaaatgtgggg ATGGCTGTGGACAGAAGCAGGTGCTCAGTCAGATCTTGAGAGCTCTTTGGGGATTGGAGGCTTTGGGTATCCAGCAATGGCAGCTGTTAATGCACGGAAGATGAAATTTGCCCTTCTGAAAGGATCTTTCAGTGAGCAGGGGATTAATGAGTTTCTCAG GGAGCTCTCTGTTGGCCGTGGCTCTACAGCACCAGTGGGTGGTGGAGCTTTTCCTAAAATTAACGTAGTTGAACCTTGGGATGGCAAAGATGGTGAG CTTCCAGTGGAAGATGATATTGATCTCAGTGATGTGGATCTTGATGACTGGGATAAAGATGAGCTGTGA
- the PDIA6 gene encoding protein disulfide-isomerase A6 isoform X3, whose amino-acid sequence MTRKMKCFLTESTVSCTLFLAVNGLYSASDDVIELTPTNFNKEVLQSESLWLVEFYAPWCGHCQRLTPEWKKAATALKGVVKVGAVDADKHQSLGGQYGIRGFPTIKIFGANKNKAEDYQGGRTSEAIIDAALSALRSLVKDRISGRSGGYSSGKQSRESGGGDKKDVIELTDDSFDKNVINSDDVWMVEFYAPWCGHCKNLEPEWAAAATEVKEQTKGKVKLAAVDATVNQMLAGRYGIRGFPTIKIFQKGEDPVDYDGGRTRSDIIARALDLFSDNAPPPELLEIISEDVLKSTCDAHQLCIISVLPHILDTGASGRNSYLDVMLKMAEKYKKKMWGWLWTEAGAQSDLESSLGIGGFGYPAMAAVNARKMKFALLKGSFSEQGINEFLRELSVGRGSTAPVGGGAFPKINVVEPWDGKDGELPVEDDIDLSDVDLDDWDKDEL is encoded by the exons ATGACCagaaaaatgaagtgtttctTAACAGAAA GCACAGTGAGCTGCACGTTGTTCCTGGCTGTTAATGGTTTATATTCGGCCAGTGATGATGTGATAGAGCTAACACCAACAAACTTTAACAAGGAGGTCCTTCAGAGCGAGAGCTTGTGGCTTGTGGAGTTCTATGCCCCATG GTGTGGTCATTGTCAAAGACTAACCCCtgagtggaagaaagcagcaacagCATTAAAA GGTGTAGTGAAAGTAGGTGCAGTAGATGCTGATAAGCATCAGTCCTTGGGCGGGCAGTATGGCATCAGAGGGTTTCCAACTATCAAGATTTTTGGAGCCAACAAAAACAAAGCGGAAGATTATCAGG GTGGCAGGACAAGTGAAGCCATTATTGATGCTGCTCTAAGTGCTCTTCGGTCCCTGGTAAAAGACCGTATTAGTGGCAGAAGTGGAGGATATAGTTCTGGGAAACAG AGCCGAGAGAGCGGAGGTGGAGATAAGAAGGATGTGATTGAGCTGACTGATGACAGCTTTGATAAGAACGTCATAAATAGTGACGATGTGTGGATGGTGGAGTTCTACGCCCCGTGGTGTGGGCACTGCAAAAA tttggagCCGGAatgggcagctgctgccactgaAGTGAAGGAACAAACTAAGGGAAAAGTAAAGCTGGCTGCAGTAGATGCAACAGTCAATCAGATGCTGGCAGGCCGATATGGG ATTCGTGGATTTCCCACAATCAAAATCTTTCAAAAAGGAGAAGATCCTGTTGATTATGATGGTGGAAGAACTAGGTCCGATATCATTGCTCGTGCTCTGGATCTGTTTTCTGATAATGCACCGCCACCTGAGCTCCTGGAG ATCATTAGTGAAGATGTTCTGAAGAGTACCTGTGATGCTCATCAGCTCTGCATCATTTCTGTCCTGCCTCATATTCTTGACACAG GAGCCTCAGGGAGGAATTCTTACCTGGATGTCATGTTAAAAATggctgaaaaatacaaaaagaaaatgtgggg ATGGCTGTGGACAGAAGCAGGTGCTCAGTCAGATCTTGAGAGCTCTTTGGGGATTGGAGGCTTTGGGTATCCAGCAATGGCAGCTGTTAATGCACGGAAGATGAAATTTGCCCTTCTGAAAGGATCTTTCAGTGAGCAGGGGATTAATGAGTTTCTCAG GGAGCTCTCTGTTGGCCGTGGCTCTACAGCACCAGTGGGTGGTGGAGCTTTTCCTAAAATTAACGTAGTTGAACCTTGGGATGGCAAAGATGGTGAG CTTCCAGTGGAAGATGATATTGATCTCAGTGATGTGGATCTTGATGACTGGGATAAAGATGAGCTGTGA
- the PDIA6 gene encoding protein disulfide-isomerase A6 isoform X2 has translation MGARGASRLWWGTVSCTLFLAVNGLYSASDDVIELTPTNFNKEVLQSESLWLVEFYAPWCGHCQRLTPEWKKAATALKGVVKVGAVDADKHQSLGGQYGIRGFPTIKIFGANKNKAEDYQGGRTSEAIIDAALSALRSLVKDRISGRSGGYSSGKQSRESGGGDKKDVIELTDDSFDKNVINSDDVWMVEFYAPWCGHCKNLEPEWAAAATEVKEQTKGKVKLAAVDATVNQMLAGRYGIRGFPTIKIFQKGEDPVDYDGGRTRSDIIARALDLFSDNAPPPELLEIISEDVLKSTCDAHQLCIISVLPHILDTGASGRNSYLDVMLKMAEKYKKKMWGWLWTEAGAQSDLESSLGIGGFGYPAMAAVNARKMKFALLKGSFSEQGINEFLRELSVGRGSTAPVGGGAFPKINVVEPWDGKDGELPVEDDIDLSDVDLDDWDKDEL, from the exons ATGGGGGCGCGGGGCGCGAGCCGCCTCTGGTGGG GCACAGTGAGCTGCACGTTGTTCCTGGCTGTTAATGGTTTATATTCGGCCAGTGATGATGTGATAGAGCTAACACCAACAAACTTTAACAAGGAGGTCCTTCAGAGCGAGAGCTTGTGGCTTGTGGAGTTCTATGCCCCATG GTGTGGTCATTGTCAAAGACTAACCCCtgagtggaagaaagcagcaacagCATTAAAA GGTGTAGTGAAAGTAGGTGCAGTAGATGCTGATAAGCATCAGTCCTTGGGCGGGCAGTATGGCATCAGAGGGTTTCCAACTATCAAGATTTTTGGAGCCAACAAAAACAAAGCGGAAGATTATCAGG GTGGCAGGACAAGTGAAGCCATTATTGATGCTGCTCTAAGTGCTCTTCGGTCCCTGGTAAAAGACCGTATTAGTGGCAGAAGTGGAGGATATAGTTCTGGGAAACAG AGCCGAGAGAGCGGAGGTGGAGATAAGAAGGATGTGATTGAGCTGACTGATGACAGCTTTGATAAGAACGTCATAAATAGTGACGATGTGTGGATGGTGGAGTTCTACGCCCCGTGGTGTGGGCACTGCAAAAA tttggagCCGGAatgggcagctgctgccactgaAGTGAAGGAACAAACTAAGGGAAAAGTAAAGCTGGCTGCAGTAGATGCAACAGTCAATCAGATGCTGGCAGGCCGATATGGG ATTCGTGGATTTCCCACAATCAAAATCTTTCAAAAAGGAGAAGATCCTGTTGATTATGATGGTGGAAGAACTAGGTCCGATATCATTGCTCGTGCTCTGGATCTGTTTTCTGATAATGCACCGCCACCTGAGCTCCTGGAG ATCATTAGTGAAGATGTTCTGAAGAGTACCTGTGATGCTCATCAGCTCTGCATCATTTCTGTCCTGCCTCATATTCTTGACACAG GAGCCTCAGGGAGGAATTCTTACCTGGATGTCATGTTAAAAATggctgaaaaatacaaaaagaaaatgtgggg ATGGCTGTGGACAGAAGCAGGTGCTCAGTCAGATCTTGAGAGCTCTTTGGGGATTGGAGGCTTTGGGTATCCAGCAATGGCAGCTGTTAATGCACGGAAGATGAAATTTGCCCTTCTGAAAGGATCTTTCAGTGAGCAGGGGATTAATGAGTTTCTCAG GGAGCTCTCTGTTGGCCGTGGCTCTACAGCACCAGTGGGTGGTGGAGCTTTTCCTAAAATTAACGTAGTTGAACCTTGGGATGGCAAAGATGGTGAG CTTCCAGTGGAAGATGATATTGATCTCAGTGATGTGGATCTTGATGACTGGGATAAAGATGAGCTGTGA